In Colletotrichum higginsianum IMI 349063 chromosome 3, whole genome shotgun sequence, a genomic segment contains:
- a CDS encoding GMC oxidoreductase translates to MRLITALSTGVCILGVVVVEALPRRAHTFVKRQVTELREEYDFVVVGGGTSGLTIADRVSAAFPEKNVLVIEYGKIEGTVGYYDPPEDGRGASRLVISSPPVASVNNRAATVLLGMTVGGGSAINGQFLDRGSRYDYDEWARLGSPQFDDSPDSWDWENFGPAFKKANPRRIRHANAEIHQSFFLTEPNDELVEKYGYTWNASAYTGDAIEASFPPFQWPAQRFGWRAFEEFGLDAPASCDDGDKHGICWVPTAQNSETVERSHAGVGHYTRIAETRPNLDLLVEHKVTRLVVDKDKTSVPAVEFRPVAPGGEVRTIRPKHEVILSAGAVHTPQILQRSGIASSAYLESEGIELVEDLPGVGQNFQDHCGVPVAYSYDTPRPSEADVANNATYAAEAVAQFRERPARGPYTLAMGNSAAYVALRHVTPEWERIVADIRAQIGDRSVLRYLPAGAAEPVREGYMAQLEIIAQALEHPEHPILEMPFQAEPGTGFLLKPLSRGSVVLNSTDHDATPVVNYATGANPVDLEIMAAYVDYFRRLYSTDTWQGLGAVEVAPGAHVTDHDALIEYVKDNVIQSLMHPCCTAAMLPREKGGVVDSSLSVYGIPGLRVADCSIIPTIPAAHTTTTAYAIGEKAAEIIIRRWKKKCKA, encoded by the exons ATGCGTCTCATCACGGCCTTGTCGACTGGCGTGTgcatcctcggcgtcgtcgtcgtcgaggccctccCCCGCCGCGCTCACACTTTTGTCAAGAGGCAAGTCACCGAGCTCCGAGAAGAGTacgacttcgtcgtcgtcggcggtggtACCTCCGGTCTGACCATCGCCGACCGTGTTTCGGCTGCCTTCCCCGAGA AGAACGTCCTAGTCATCGAGTACGGCAAGATCGAGGGGACCGTTGGTTACTATGATCCGCCCGAGGATGGCCGTGGAGCCAGCCGCCTGGTCATCAGCTCCCCTCCCGTTGCCAGCGTCAACAACCGAGCCGCTACCGTTCTCCTTGGCATGACTGTGGGCGGAGGGTCCGCCATCAACGGTCAGTTCCTGGACCGTGGCTCCAGATACGACTACGACGAGTGGGCGCGACTCGGTAGCCCCCAGTTCGACGACAGCCCTGATAGTTGGGACTGGGAGAACTTTGGCCCGGCGTTCAAGAAGGCAAACCCCC GCCGAATCCGCCATGCTAACGCTGAAATACATCAGTCCTTCTTCCTTACCGAGCCCAacgacgagcttgtcgagaagTACGGCTACACTTGGAATGCCTCCGCGTACACCGGCGACGCGATCGAGGCCTCTTTCCCGCCCTTTCAGTGGCCTGCCCAGC GGTTCGGGTGGCGGGCTTTCGAGGAGTTCGGTCTCGATGCCCCCGCCAGCTGCGACGACGGGGACAAGCACGGCATCTGCTGGGTTCCCACGGCACAGAACTCCGAGACCGTCGAGCGGTCTCACGCCGGTGTTGGTCACTACACCAGGATCGCCGAGACCCGTCCcaacctcgacctcctcgtcgagcacaAGGTCACACGCCTCGTAGTCGACAAGGACAAAACAAGTGTCCCCGCCGTCGAGTTTCGCCCCGTGGCcccgggcggcgaggtccgGACCATCCGCCCCAAGCACGAGGTTATCCtgtcggccggcgccgtccacACGCCCCAGATTCTCCAGCGCAGCGGCATCGCCTCTTCCGCGTACCTCGAGTCTGAGGGcatcgagctcgtcgaggacctccCTGGCGTCGGCCAGAACTTCCAAGACCACTGCGGCGTCCCCGTGGCCTACTCTTACGACACCCCCCGCCCcagcgaggccgacgtcgccaaCAACGCGAcctacgccgccgaggccgtcgcaCAGTTCCGCGAGCGCCCTGCCCGGGGCCCTTACACTCTCGCCATGGGCAACAGCGCCGCCTACGTCGCCCTCCGGCACGTCACCCCGGAGTGGGAGCGGATCGTCGCAGACATCCGCGCCCAGATCGGGGACCGCTCCGTCCTCCGCTATctccccgccggcgccgccgagcccgtcCGCGAAGGCTACATGGCGCAGCTCGAGATCATCGCCCAGGCGCTCGAGCACCCTGAGCACCCCATCCTCGAGATGCCCTTCCAGGCGGAGCCAGGGACGGGATTCCTCCTGAAGCCGCTCAGCCGCGGCTCCGTCGTCCTCAACTCCACCGACCACGATGCCACGCCCGTCGTCAACTACGCCACCGGCGCGAACCCCGTCGATCTCGAAATCATGGCCGCCTACGTCGACTACTTCCGCCGCCTCTACTCCACCGACACGTGGCAGGGGcttggcgccgtcgaggtcgcccCGGGTGCCCATGTCACCGACCACGACGCCCTCATCGAGTACGTCAAGGACAACGTGATCCAGTCGCTCATGCATCCGTGCTGCACGGCTGCTATGCTCCCCcgcgagaagggcggcgtcgtcgactcgAGCCTGTCCGTCTACGGCATCCCGGGCCTCCGCGTTGCCGACTGCTCCATCATCCCCACCATCCCTGCTGCGCACACCACCACGACGGCGTACGCTATTGGCGAGAAG GCTGCTGAGATCATCATCCGCcggtggaagaagaagtgcAAGGCTTGA
- a CDS encoding Major facilitator superfamily transporter has protein sequence MRGDLETTRAEKALHDQTDILPLRKLLVVFATLAVTLLVSFIDQNGISVTLPTIAADLDAEATISWAGTASLVANTTFQMLYGRFSDIFGRKAVFLTAVALLSVADLLCGLSRNAAMFYVFRGVAGIGGGGISNLAMIIVSDVVTLEQRGKYQGILGSMIGLGNVLGPFLAAAFVERATWRAFFWMLSPLGVIVGVISYFLLPSKPPQDEFVESVKKIDYAGSLTSSAGVILLLIPISGGTYYNTYDALSGAYFPWNSAMVISMLTIGALALVSFVIVEWKFAKLPMMPGRSTVSSAPSIVARQTNSANLAETVPIFKNKVIVVLLTQSFLFGAVYQSYLYYVPLYLQNAHQYSVIQSAAIYVALVVCQSVFSIISGQYISRVQRYGEVIWAGFGLWTLGAGLTLIYDRHTKPGVIVIPLLIIGIGVGFIFQPTLVALQAHSIKSRRAVITSNRNFFRCAGGACGLAVSAAVLQATLRAKLPPEFKDLASSTYSIPELNEQDMSAVLDAYMAASRAVFILQIPLIGLCLIGCLFIKDRGLHPIEDVKAEESSSESRDEEDGVSSQEKSSGNGNDRNDEQILAPVSSSRRGVRARQDIEK, from the exons ATGAGGGGCGACCTCGAGACGACCAGGGCCGAAAAGGCCCTCCACGACCAGACCGACATCCTCCCGCTGAGGAAGCTGCTCGTCGTGTTCGCGACACTCGCCGTCACCCTGCTCGTCTCCTTCATCGACCAGAACGGCATCAGCGTCACGCTgcccaccatcgccgccgacctcgacgccgaggccaccATCTCCTGGGCCGGCACCGCGTCGCTCGTCGCCAACACGACCTTCCAGATGCTCTACGGCCGCTTCTCCGACATCTTTGGCCGCAAGGCCGTCTTCCTGACCGCCGTCGCGCTGCTGTCCGTCGCCGACCTGCTGTGCGGCCTGTCGCGGAATGCGGCCATGTTCTACGTCTTCCGCGGTGTCGcgggcatcggcggcggcggcatctcgAACCTCGCCATGATCATCGTCTCGGACGTCGTCACCCTCGAGCAGCGGGGCAAGTACCAGGGCATCCTCGGCTCCATGATCGGGCTGGGCAACGTCCTCGGgcccttcctcgccgccgcctttgTCGAGAGGGCGACGTGGAGGGCCTTTTTCTGGATGCTCTCGCCgctcggcgtcatcgtcggcgtcatctcCTATTTCCTCCTGCCGTCCAAGCCGCCGCAGGACGAATTTGTAGAGAGCGTCAAGAAGATCGATTATGCCGGCTCCCTGACATCCTCGGCCGGGGTTATCTTGTTGTTGATTCCCATCTCTGGGGGTACGTACTACAATACATATGATGCTCTGA GTGGTGCCTACTTCCCATGGAACTCGGCCATGGTCATAAGCATGCTCACGATCGGTGCCCTCGCCCTTGTCTCTTTTGTAATTGTTGAATGGAAGTTTGCGAAACTCCCCATGATGCCGGGTAGGTCTACCGTCTCGAGCGCACCGAGTATCGTTGCCAGACAGACCAACAGTGCTAATCTCGCCGAGACAGTCCCTATTTTCAAGAACAAAGTCATTGTCGTTCTGTTAACTCAGTCCTTCCTCTTTGGTGCGGTGTACCAATCGTATCTCTACTATGTTCCCCTCTACCTCCAGAACGCACATCAGTACTCGGTCATCCAGTCTGCTGCAATCTACGTCGCACTCGTCGTCTGCCagtccgtcttctccatcatctcggGCCAGTACATCTCGAGGGTTCAACGTTACGGAGAGGTAATATGGGCTGGGTTTGGTCTTTGGACTTT GGGCGCGGGACTGACTCTGATCTACGATCGCCACACCAAGCCGGGAGTCATCGTCATCCCGCtgctcatcatcggcatcggcgtcggcttcATCTTCCAGCCgaccctcgtcgccctccaGGCGCACTCCATCAAGTCCCGACGGGCCGTCATCACGTCCAACCGCAACTTCTTCCGgtgcgccggcggcgcgtgCGGCCTCGCCGTGTCCGCGGCGGTGCTGCAGGCGACCCTGCGAGCGAAGCTGCCGCCAGAGTTCAAGGACCTGGCGAGCAGCACCTATTCGATACCCGAGCTGAACGAGCAGGACATGTCCGCCGTCCTGGATGCGTACATGGCCGCGAGCCGGGCAGTCTTCATTCTCCAGATACCGTTGATCGGGTTGTGCCTGATTGGTTGCTTGTTCATCAAAGACCGAGGTCTGCATCCGATCGAGGATGTAAAAGCAGAAGAGTCATCAAGTGAAAGtcgagatgaagaagatggagtTTCATCACAAGAGAAGAGTTCGGGGAACGGCAACGATAGAAACGATGAACAAATATTGGCGCCTGTTTCCAGCAGCCGGCGGGGAGTG AGGGCACGACAAGATATAGAAAAGTAG